The Zhihengliuella sp. ISTPL4 genomic interval ACCGTGGCGCTCACGGCGGGCGGAGGCGACCCCGCGATGGCGGCCGTCGTCGGCGCCCTCCTCGGAGTCGCAGCCGGTGCCGTGGTCGGTGCGGTCAACGGCCTCCTGGTGACACGACTGCGCATCAGCTCCTTCGTGGTGACTCTCGGCACCATGGGGGTGGGACTCGGGCTCGCCCAGGTGATCACCAACGGCTCGAACGTCGCAGGTCTGCCGCAGTCGCTGCAGCTCGACTTCGGGATCGCGACGGCGCTCGGCATACCGCTTCCCCTCCTCCTCGCCGTCGCCGTCACGATCGTGGCTGCTTTCGTGCTGTCGCAGACCGCGGTCGGCCGACATGCGCTCGCGATCGGCTCCTCGGAACCGGGAGCGCGACGAGCGGGCGTCCGAGTCGAACGCACGACGATCGTCGTCTTCGTCCTCTCCGGAGCGCTCGCCGGGTTGGCGGGCTTCCTCGACATCACGAGGTTCGGGACGACAGCGCTCTCGGGCCACGAGACGACCATGCTCCAGGCGCTGTCCGCTGTCATCATCGGCGGAACCAGTCTCTTCGGCGGACGCGCC includes:
- a CDS encoding ABC transporter permease; this translates as MTAPTMTGPHTAGGPGDALGRVARSTTTYVAAAVLVLVLVFAVATGGNFLSITNLQSVGRNSAGLILLAVGLAYVLGAGHIDLSVGATLVLASVVSAKTTVALTAGGGDPAMAAVVGALLGVAAGAVVGAVNGLLVTRLRISSFVVTLGTMGVGLGLAQVITNGSNVAGLPQSLQLDFGIATALGIPLPLLLAVAVTIVAAFVLSQTAVGRHALAIGSSEPGARRAGVRVERTTIVVFVLSGALAGLAGFLDITRFGTTALSGHETTMLQALSAVIIGGTSLFGGRASVVGAAVATFIPTLLLAGFVMIGVSSFYQGIAIGVVLILAVWIDRVRRPKQAPR